TGGAGGTGGCCGGGGTGGACATGCTGGAGGGCCACGCCGGGCCCAGGCTGATGGAAATCAACTCCAGCCCGGGGTTCGAAGGGCTGGAGGGGGCCACCAAGGGCCAGGTGGACGTGGCTGGAGCCATCATCGACCACGCGCTGGCCTACGCGAAGGCGAAGGCGGAAGCCGCGAAGGCCCGGGGCGGGTGAGTCAAACCCCCGGGGTGTGAGGCTGCCCGCATGCTTGGAAGCAAGCGGGCCTCCAGGGCAAGGCGCCTTGCATGCTCCTCAGGAACACAGGAATGCATTTGTCGCCGGAGTGTCCTGGGGAGTTGGCAGCGGCGTAGGGAGCCCTCTAATCTGGCGACCCTCCATGAAAACGCTGCACAAGCCGCTGCAGATAACCATCTACCAGGACGTGCTCTGCTCCTGGTGCTACCTCGCCGACCTCCGTCTGGACGTCCTCCGCCAGGAGTTTGGCGAGGCCCTCCGCTGGAGCGTCAGGCCGTATCCGCTGCGCCTCCAGGATGCCCTTCCCACGGAGCGCGAGAAGCGCGGCCTGGTGGAAGAGGTGCAGCGGGCTCAGCGAGAACCGGACCCCAACGCGAGCCTCCTCTCCACGGACCTGTGGCTCGGTGGAGATCCACCGCGCACCAGCGTGCCGGCACTGGCGGCGCTCGAAGCCGCGCGGCTCCAGGGCCCGCAGGCGCGCGCGTTCCTCGCGCGCTCCATGCAGCGCGCCGCGCTGGAGCAGGGCATCAACGTGTCGCGCACGGACGTGGTGTTCGAGCTCGCGTCGCGCGTGGGCCTGGCGATGAACGAGTTCTCCGCCGCGTTCCGCTCGGAAGAGACGCGGCGCCTCATCCTCGACGAGCACCGGGATGCGGCCAACCGCGGCGTGCGCGGCGTGCCCACGCTGGTCATCGGCGGCCGGTGGATGCTGTGCGGCCTGCGCGAGCTCAGCGAGTACCGCGAGCACATCCTCGCGTGCCTGGGCAAGCTGTCCGTGCCCCGCTCGGGCTCCCCCGAGCGGCTGGTGCACTAGACGCCCCCCGCGACCGGCGGGGGCGCCTTGGAGCCCGGGCCCGCGGCAGTCCCGCGGGCCCGAAGCGGCTCAGGCCTGGTCCGCGCCGTTGCTGAGCGTGAGGTAGAGCCCCGCCATCAGGACCTGCACGAGTCCGGCGGCGGGGAGGAAGCCCACGCAGCAGGCCATGAAGCCGGCGACGACGAAGAGGCCGCCCAGCAGCGTGGTGCCCAGCATGGACAGGCGCTGGCCGCGCGCGTAGGCGAAGCAGCGGCGCAGCGTCTCCATGGGGGTGGGGTTGTCCTGCTTCGCCAGCTCCGGCTGCACCAATACCAGCGGCATCATCAGCCACAGGCCCGGGAAGATGTAGAGCGCGGTGGCCACGAACACCATCGCCCCGAGGCTGGGGCCCAGCGCGGAGAGGCCCTCGAACGCCGCGTCCCCGGCCTCGGCGTCGCCCAGCGCCGTCCAGTCCACCCCCTGCAGGGCCTCGAGGCCGCCGGTGGCGGCGGCCACCGCCAGCGCGGCCCCGATGACGACGAAGGCGAACGGCAGCACCATGGCGATGGTGAGCAGCGAGGTGAGCAGGTACGGCACCGTCTTGTGGAACTGGGTGAACACCCGCGCCAGGTCCGCCTTCTGCCCGTTGAGCACGTCGAAGAGCATGCGGAAGAAGCCGATGGTCACCACGCCCTGAATCACCGTCGCCACGAGGTAGCCGACGACGGCGGCGACGAGGGTGACGGCCACGCTGTCCACCGCCCCGCCGATGAGGGAGATGATCTGCGAGGCAATCTGGCCGACGATGGACGCGCCGGCGACGATGAGCACGCCGACGGTAATCATCACCCACTCGCGCTTGAAGGCCTCCCAGCACGTCTCCACCAGCCCGCCGATGCTCCAGTTGTCGCGGCTGAGCGGGAAGGCCACCTCCTGGCCCGTGCGCTCCCGGCACGAGGGGCACGTAGCCTCACTGCCGCCGCGGCTGCAGGTGCGGCACATGAAGTTGCCGCAGCGCTCGCACGTGGCCACTGCCGCCAGTCCCTGGTGGCGCGGACAGCTCGCCCCGGTCTCCGGTCCGAAACCCATCTCCGACATCTTTCCCGCTCCCGGCGCCCCCGGCCCGCCGGCTCTCCCGGCAGCGGTCCGCGCACACCTTCCCACCTACACCAGAGGGGGCAGTGTCCACCAGAGGACAGGGGAGGGTATCCTGGCGGGCAGGCCGGCCGGCCAGCCAGGGGAGCGGCGCGCCGTCATGAATATCCGCTGACACCGCCCGTCAGTCCCCGTGTTGGTCGTGAAAGTGGATGCTGTGGCAGTCCACTCCGCCCAGGAGAGTCCTCACATGCGTCGCCTGCTCGCACTCGCCATCCCGCTCGCCCTGATGATGGGGACCGGATGTGTCGCCCACGTCCACAACCCGCACCGGCACGGCGGGCACGTCGAGGTCGTCGAGTACAGCTACTCGAACGACCACCCCGTTCCGGACGACCATGGCGGCGGCTGGTGCTCCTACAGCCACGTGCACGTGCACGAGTACCGGCCGTCCACGACGTACTACGTCTACACGGACAACGCGTACTACTACCGGGGCCCTTCGCTGGTCTGGTACTGGGACTACCACCCGCATGCGCACGGCGGAGACTGCCACCTGCGCGGGCGCCACTCGCACGACTACTACCCCACGTCGCGCCATGGCTACCGCTACGAGCGCAACCGTGGGTACGTGTGGGACCGGACGCACCGGGCCTCTCCCGTCTACGGCTACGTGCGCAACTCGCGCCCGGCGTCCCCGCCCACGCGGAACTACAGCAGCGATGACTCCGGCCAGGGCCGCCGCCCGCCGCCGTCCGGCACCGGGTACGGCTCCACGCCTCCGCGCGGCAGCTCCTCCAACGATGACCACGGCGGCGGCTGGGGCAATGGCGGCGGGTACAGCCGCGGCAACTCGTCCAGCGGCGGCAGCTCCAGCGGCGGTGGCTACAGCGGCACGCCCGGTGGCCGGGGCCGTGGCTCCAGCAACGACGACAAGGACGACGACAACAACTCCTCCGGCGGTCGCTGGGGTGGCAGCTCCGGCTCCGCGTCCTCGAACGACAACGACTCGTCCCCGGGCCAGGGCCGGACGCCCTCGGGGCGCGGCAACCGGGACAACGACAGCGGCAGCAGCGGCGGGAGCAGCAGTGGCAACAGCGGCAGCGGGCGCGGCTGGGGCAACAGCGACAGCGGGAGCAGCGGGAGCAGCGGCCGGAGCTCCAGCGGCAGCAGCGGTAGCAGTGGCAGCAGCGGCAGCGGGCGCGGCTGGGGCAACAGCGACAGCGGGCGCGGCAACTCGAGCGGCTCCTCGCGCTCGGGCTCCAGCGGCGGCTCCAGCTCTCCTCCGAGTGGCCGTGGGCGGTCGTCCAACAAGGACGGCGGTGGCGGCGGCTGGCGCTGAGGCAGGTGACGCCGCGCTCCCCTCGAGGCGCGCGGCGTGAGACTCACGGCGGTTGATGGATTTCCGACACCGGGCCGCGTCCCCTGTCCATGACGGACAGGTGGACCGCCCGGTGTCGCGCTTTCCGGCACCCTGCTCCGCCTGGCCGCGTCGAGCAGGGGACGGACGGCGATCGGGGTGGATTGCCGCCGCGAGGGGGCATGAAGATGTTCCCGGCCGATGAAGCGCCATCTGCTGATTGCCTCCTGTGTACTGCTCGGACTCACGTCGGGCTGTGGCTCCGACGGCTCCGCGCCGGACCCTGGCGTCCGGACCGAGGACGCCGAGGCCGTGGACATGGACAACCTCCGCATCCGCGTCAGCGGCCGTGCGGCGGTGCTGCCCGAGGCCGCGCGGCTCCTGGAGTCGCGGGGCCAGCCGGTGCCCTCGCTGGACGGCGTGCCCGTCACCATCGAGGAGCCGCTGCGCGTCGCCGTGAATGACGTCAACGCCACGTTCGGCTCCAGCGCGCTGTCCGCCAATGGGGACTTCAGCGTGGACGAGGTCGCCGTGCGCGAGGTGCACCTGAGCCTGGCGGCGGGCCTCTCCGCGCCGGGGTTCGTCCGCACGGCCACCGTCGTCTACGACACCGCCTTCAGCGGAGCGCGCCCGCGCACGGACCTCATCGACGCGCGCGTGTGGGCGCTGCCGGAGGCCTTCCACGACGCGCTGGGGGCCGCGGTGGGCGAGTCCCGCGTGCGCGGGCATACCGGGGACAAGGCGGCCACGCTGCGCGACGCGGGCTTCGTGCTGGGCCGCGTGGTGGATGCGAATGGCCGCCCGGTGGCGGGCGCGCGCGTGGCGCCCGACCGGAGCGAGCTGGCCGAGCGCATCTATTACCCGACCGCGGACTTCAGCGGCGTGGGCCAGGAGGGCACCGGCGCGGACGGCCTCTTCCTCTACGTCCACACCGGTGCGGATGCGGAGACGTTCCGCCTGAGCGTCGAGGGCGCGCAGGACTACGTGCCGCGCAACGCGGGTGCCGCGCCCGGCTGGGGCCTGATGCTCACCGTCTACCCCGGCAACCATCCGCCTCCGGAGCCCTGACGCCGCCGACCGCGGGTGCCTGCCCGCCATGAGCGGCGAGCTCGCCTGCCCAGGCCCGTCATGGGTGGCACGGCTCGCTCGTGCCTGCCCGCCATGAGCCGAGTGAGCTCGCCCGCTGGCGCATGACCTCCACGCACAGGACGAGCCCGCGCGCTCCGACAGCGCGACCTGCCTTCGTGCGCCACCCGACAGCACGGGCCCGCTCGAACGGGCCCTCCGGTGCATGCCCGCCGACGCCCTGCCCCACTGGCCGATGCGGCGGGCCCGCTCATGACGCATGCCTCCAAGGGGCGTCCTTGCGCGGCAGGCAGCGGGCGGGCCAACGCTTCGAGCGAATCCACCGCCCGGAGTGAGGGTTGGAAGTCCAGAGCGCGTTCGGGGGACGCCAAGATGAGCGGGAGCTGGAGGCTCCAGAGTCGAATCGCGACGGTGGTCCGCGCGCTGGCATGGCTCGCGGCGCTGGGCGCTCCCGCCCTGGGAGTGCTGAGCCTGGTCGGCTGGGCCCGGGGAGTCCCGGTGCTGAAGTCACTGGTGACGGGCTTCCCCGTGACGCCGCCGCCGAGCTGCCTGGCGCTGATTCTCGGAGGCCTGGCGCTGGGCCTGCGCCTGCCTCGCCGGCACTCTCGGCTGCGTGAGGTGCTGGCCGTGTCCTGCGCGGCGGGGATGATGGCCATTGGCGCAGGCAGCCTCTGGCTCGAAGTGACGGGCCAGGTGTCGCTGCTGGACGCGCTGTTCGCGGGGATGGCCCAGGCAGGCGAAGGGACGCAGAGCGCCCCTGCCCTCACGCTCTCCCCGCTGACCTCCGTCTGCCTGCTGCTGCTGGGCCCCGCGCTGCTGCTGGCGGGCGCCCGGGGCCACGTCGCCGCGAAGGACACGCTCGCGGTGCTGTCGCTGCTGGGCGCCATGCTGGGCTTCAACGGCCTGCTGTTCGGCCCGCTGGTAGCCTCCGGCACCCTGCCCTTCCTCGCCCAGCGCAGCATGGGCCTGCCCACCGCGCTGTCACTGCTGCTGCTGGGCATGGGGACGCTGTGCGCCAGGCCCGAGCAGGGGCTGATGGCCCGCGTCACCCGGGACACGCTCGGGGGCTTCCTCGCGCGCCGGCTCGTCCCGGTGACCCTGCTGGGCCCGCCGCTGCTGGGCCTGTCACTGGTGTTGCTGCACCTGGTGGGCGCCATCAACCCCGAGGCGAAGTTCCCCATCTTCGCCACCGTGGTGAGCACGGGCGGCGCGGCCCTGGTGCTGCTGGCGGCGCGGGCGCTGGACGTGCTCGAGGCACGGCGCGAGCAGGCCACCGCCGCGCTGGAGGCGTCCGAGGCCCGCTTCCGCGGGCTGCTGGAGACGACGCCGGCACCGCTGCTGACGGTGGACTCGCTCGGGCTCCTGCGCTTCGTCAACGCGGAGGCGGAGCGGGTGTTCGGCTACTCGCGCGAGGAGCTGCTGGGGCGGGAGGTGGAGGTGCTGGTGCCGGAGGGACTCTTCGGCGGGCACCGCGTGGGCTCAGACCTGTCGGAGCGCGCCCTGGACGGGCTGCGCAAGGACGGCAGCCGGGTGCCCCTGGAGGTCCGTCTGCGCCCGGTGTCCGGTGAGCAGGGGCCGAGCGTGCTCGCCGTCCTCCGCGACGTCACCGAGCGGGAGCTCCACCTCGCCAGCGTCCAGCGGGCCCGCGAGGAGGCGGAGATGCAGCGCAGCCGCCTGCAGGCGCTGCTGGACCATGCACCGGTGGGGGTCATCTTCCTGGACCTGGAGCACGGCGCCGTCATCGCCAACCCGGTGGCGGAGAACATGGTCGGGATGTCCCTGCCCTTCATCGGGAAGCGAGGCTACCTGGACCGGCTGCGGCACCCGGACGGCCGGCCCGTGCGGGAAGAGGAGCTGCCCTCCACGCTCGCGGCCCGGACGGGCAAGATGGTGGGCCCGGCCGAGTTCCGCATCGACTATCACGATGGACGCTCGCTGCCGGTACTGACCACGGCGGCGCCCGTGCTCGACGCCTCGGGGAGGGCGCGCGGCGTGGTCATCACCGCGCAGGACCTGACCACGCGCCACGAGCTGGAGCGGCTGCGCGAGGAGTACGTGAGCCTCATCTCGCACGACCTGCGCAGCCCGCTGCAGACCATCAACCTGAGGGCGAGCCTGCTCCGGCGGGGCCTTCGGGAGCGGCGGTTGTCACGCGAGGAAGAGCTGACGGAGGCCATCCTGCGCAGCGTGGCCTGGATGAACTCCATGATTGAGGAGCTGCTGGAGGGCTCGCGGCTGGAGGCGAAGCGGGACACGCTGCGCCGCGAGCCGAAGGACCTGGTGCGCTTCCTGGAGGAGGTGCTGGAGCGGGACGTGCCGCCGGACCTGCGCGAGCGCTTCCGGCTGGAGGTGGCGGGCCCGATGCCGCACGTCTGGGTGGACCCGGCACGGCTGGAGCGGGTGCTGGCCAACCTGCTGGGCAACGCCGCGAAGTACAGCCCGGCGGCGCTGCCCGTCGTCGTCCGCGCGCGGGCGCACGAGGCGCACGTGGTGGTGTCGGTGAGCGACCAGGGGCCGGGGCTGGCCCCCGAGGACGCGGTCCACATCTTCGAGAAGTACTACCGCACGCGGCAGGGCAGCGCGTCCGACACGAAGGGGCTGGGGCTGGGGCTGTACATCAGCCGCCTCATCATCGAGGCGCACGACGGGCGCATCTGGGTCGAGAGCCAGCCGGGCCGTGGCGCCTCCTTCTGCTTCAGCCTGCCGGTGGGGCCCCCGCGCCAGCAGCCCGCTTCCGCACCGGGAACCCCGGCCCACGAGCCGGGGCCCCCGGGCCGGGGGTGAAACCTCAGCGCCGGGCCACCCAGCGCGGCAGCCAGTCCGCGCCCCTGGCGGTGGTGAGCCGCGTCTGCCCCGTGCCGTCCGCGCGCATGAGGTAGACGTCCGTGTCGCCGCCACGCTCGGAGACGAAGGCCAGGTACTTCCCGTCCGGGCTCCACGCGGGCATGTCGTCGCGGTGCTTCCCGTCCGTGAGCGCCACCGGCGCGCCGCCCGCCACCTGTGCCACCCAGATGCGACTCAGGCCGTCCGGCAGGCGGCTCACGTACACCAGCTTCTGCCCGTCCGGGCTGAAGGCGGCCTCGCGCTCGTCGCCCGCGAAGGCCTCACCGGACACCGGCCGCAGGTCCGCGCCGTCCGGCTTCACCAGGAACAGCCGCTCGCGGCCCTCCCGGTCGCTGACGAAGACGAGCCACTTCCCGTCCGGACTCCACACGGGCGTGCGGTCCTCGCGGTGGAAGGCGGTGAGGCGCCGCTCCTGGGTGCCGTCCGCGCGCGCCACGTAGATTTCCGGGTCACCCTCGCGGCTGCACACGTAGGCCACCTCCGCGCCGTCCGGGGACACCGACGGCTCGAAGCAGCCCTGCTGCACCTGCGTCAGCGGCACCTCCGGCACGCCCTCGCGAGGCAGCAGCTTCACCACGTCGCTGAAGCCCTTCGCGTCCGACTCGGCCACCAGCCACGAGCCGTCCGGCGCCCAGCTCGCGTTGCGCGCGCGCGCCCGGGGCGCATGCAGCGGCACCGCCGCGCCACCGTCCAGGGGCAGCACGCGCAGCTGCTGGAAGTGGAGCCCGCCCTCCTCGCGCGCCGCGATGACCAGCAGGGACTTCCCATCCGGCGACGGCGGTCCGGGGTAGTCGTCCTCCTCACCGCGTGTGAGCTGCGTCTCCTTCCCGTCCGGCTCGACCCGCCACACATCCTTCTGCCCCGCCCGCTCCGACAGGAAGACCACCGCGCCCGGAATGGCGCGGACCTCTTCCCTCGACAGCGACCCGGTGCCAGACGCTCCGCCACACCGGCCGGAGCATCCGACACCGAGCACGGCGAGCGCGGCGAACAGCCGCGCCCGCCACGGCCAGGAACGCTTCATCCGTTCGAGGCCCCGCATCGTCATCTCAGCGGACCTGGATGGCGTCCGCCATGACGACGTAGCCGGCGCCCGTCCAGCGGCTCAGCTGCACGCGGTTCCAGCCGGCCGGGAAGCTCCAGGTGCCCAGCGTGTTCCACCGGCCGCCGTTGACCTGCTGGTTCACGTTCACCGTCACGTTGCCACCGGAGGTGGTGACGATGAAGGGCGCCGTCGGGGAGCGGTTGGTGCCGGCAACCCACCAGGCGTCGATGGTCTTCGTGGCCGCCGCGGGCAGGTAGAACTCGAACGTGGCCGGCGCGGAGACGGCCTCGGTGGCGGCGAAGTAGTAGCCGCTGCCGTAGTAGCCGGCGCTGGTGCCCTCGGACCAGGCGCCGCTCAGCGTGAAGCGCGCGTTGGCGGCGTTGTTGTTGGCGTTGTTGCTGTCGACGACGATGCCGCTCGTCGGCGTGCCACCGTCACCGCACAGCTCCTTGATGCGGGCGATGTACCGGCTCCACGGCCAGTTCGGGCCCGGGTCCGTGCGGGTGGCCGGCTGCAGGCGGCCGTGCGCGACGATGTGGTAGCTGTCGCGGGTGATGCCCTGGCCCTTGCTGATGTCGCAGGACAGCTTGGCCGAGGACTCAATCTGGCCGGCGGGGAACGACGCCTGGCTGGCGAAGCCGCCGTGCTCGATGCCGACGGAGAAGTGGTTCACCGACGTGCCGTTGAGGCCGCAGTCCACGCTGCCGTTGAGGCTGCAGCTGTAGCTGGCGCCCACGTGCCAGGCGCGGTCGGACTCGCGCACGAGCTGCGAAATCTCGCTGCCGCTCTCGTTCACCACGTAGTGCGCGCTCACGCCGGAGGCGGAGTTGGCCAGCCAGCCCCAGCAGCCCGCGTAGC
This DNA window, taken from Pyxidicoccus xibeiensis, encodes the following:
- a CDS encoding TolB family protein, whose translation is MKRSWPWRARLFAALAVLGVGCSGRCGGASGTGSLSREEVRAIPGAVVFLSERAGQKDVWRVEPDGKETQLTRGEEDDYPGPPSPDGKSLLVIAAREEGGLHFQQLRVLPLDGGAAVPLHAPRARARNASWAPDGSWLVAESDAKGFSDVVKLLPREGVPEVPLTQVQQGCFEPSVSPDGAEVAYVCSREGDPEIYVARADGTQERRLTAFHREDRTPVWSPDGKWLVFVSDREGRERLFLVKPDGADLRPVSGEAFAGDEREAAFSPDGQKLVYVSRLPDGLSRIWVAQVAGGAPVALTDGKHRDDMPAWSPDGKYLAFVSERGGDTDVYLMRADGTGQTRLTTARGADWLPRWVARR
- a CDS encoding golvesin C-terminal-like domain-containing protein, which produces MSFFRKTFAATAAAMALASCGPQPEAPAPEAPPASETPATGAQDAAGTLADAARRTPNPLDALFAQAAGEFNVPVNLLKAISYAETRWEHVKGEEEFAGRPAAHGLLGLRGAHIDQGAALIGASADDVRGTPLQNLRAGAALLSKYADEAGIDRADLGAWAPVAVRLTDISDPDIQAHYIHNTVYAALREGAGAFTPEGKVAVSLEPVEVEAKFVLPKLQAFAAGPDYAASIWRPSPNYNARPAGTNVSMIIIHTCEGGYAGCWGWLANSASGVSAHYVVNESGSEISQLVRESDRAWHVGASYSCSLNGSVDCGLNGTSVNHFSVGIEHGGFASQASFPAGQIESSAKLSCDISKGQGITRDSYHIVAHGRLQPATRTDPGPNWPWSRYIARIKELCGDGGTPTSGIVVDSNNANNNAANARFTLSGAWSEGTSAGYYGSGYYFAATEAVSAPATFEFYLPAAATKTIDAWWVAGTNRSPTAPFIVTTSGGNVTVNVNQQVNGGRWNTLGTWSFPAGWNRVQLSRWTGAGYVVMADAIQVR
- a CDS encoding DsbA family oxidoreductase, with the translated sequence MKTLHKPLQITIYQDVLCSWCYLADLRLDVLRQEFGEALRWSVRPYPLRLQDALPTEREKRGLVEEVQRAQREPDPNASLLSTDLWLGGDPPRTSVPALAALEAARLQGPQARAFLARSMQRAALEQGINVSRTDVVFELASRVGLAMNEFSAAFRSEETRRLILDEHRDAANRGVRGVPTLVIGGRWMLCGLRELSEYREHILACLGKLSVPRSGSPERLVH
- a CDS encoding sensor histidine kinase; this translates as MSGSWRLQSRIATVVRALAWLAALGAPALGVLSLVGWARGVPVLKSLVTGFPVTPPPSCLALILGGLALGLRLPRRHSRLREVLAVSCAAGMMAIGAGSLWLEVTGQVSLLDALFAGMAQAGEGTQSAPALTLSPLTSVCLLLLGPALLLAGARGHVAAKDTLAVLSLLGAMLGFNGLLFGPLVASGTLPFLAQRSMGLPTALSLLLLGMGTLCARPEQGLMARVTRDTLGGFLARRLVPVTLLGPPLLGLSLVLLHLVGAINPEAKFPIFATVVSTGGAALVLLAARALDVLEARREQATAALEASEARFRGLLETTPAPLLTVDSLGLLRFVNAEAERVFGYSREELLGREVEVLVPEGLFGGHRVGSDLSERALDGLRKDGSRVPLEVRLRPVSGEQGPSVLAVLRDVTERELHLASVQRAREEAEMQRSRLQALLDHAPVGVIFLDLEHGAVIANPVAENMVGMSLPFIGKRGYLDRLRHPDGRPVREEELPSTLAARTGKMVGPAEFRIDYHDGRSLPVLTTAAPVLDASGRARGVVITAQDLTTRHELERLREEYVSLISHDLRSPLQTINLRASLLRRGLRERRLSREEELTEAILRSVAWMNSMIEELLEGSRLEAKRDTLRREPKDLVRFLEEVLERDVPPDLRERFRLEVAGPMPHVWVDPARLERVLANLLGNAAKYSPAALPVVVRARAHEAHVVVSVSDQGPGLAPEDAVHIFEKYYRTRQGSASDTKGLGLGLYISRLIIEAHDGRIWVESQPGRGASFCFSLPVGPPRQQPASAPGTPAHEPGPPGRG
- a CDS encoding B-box zinc finger protein, which translates into the protein MSEMGFGPETGASCPRHQGLAAVATCERCGNFMCRTCSRGGSEATCPSCRERTGQEVAFPLSRDNWSIGGLVETCWEAFKREWVMITVGVLIVAGASIVGQIASQIISLIGGAVDSVAVTLVAAVVGYLVATVIQGVVTIGFFRMLFDVLNGQKADLARVFTQFHKTVPYLLTSLLTIAMVLPFAFVVIGAALAVAAATGGLEALQGVDWTALGDAEAGDAAFEGLSALGPSLGAMVFVATALYIFPGLWLMMPLVLVQPELAKQDNPTPMETLRRCFAYARGQRLSMLGTTLLGGLFVVAGFMACCVGFLPAAGLVQVLMAGLYLTLSNGADQA
- a CDS encoding carboxypeptidase regulatory-like domain-containing protein; the protein is MKRHLLIASCVLLGLTSGCGSDGSAPDPGVRTEDAEAVDMDNLRIRVSGRAAVLPEAARLLESRGQPVPSLDGVPVTIEEPLRVAVNDVNATFGSSALSANGDFSVDEVAVREVHLSLAAGLSAPGFVRTATVVYDTAFSGARPRTDLIDARVWALPEAFHDALGAAVGESRVRGHTGDKAATLRDAGFVLGRVVDANGRPVAGARVAPDRSELAERIYYPTADFSGVGQEGTGADGLFLYVHTGADAETFRLSVEGAQDYVPRNAGAAPGWGLMLTVYPGNHPPPEP